A segment of the Capnocytophaga sp. ARDL2 genome:
TAATTCCTGTTCCGGCACTCATCACTTGGATTTCTCCTTTGCGGATAATCCCTTCGTTGCCCATACTATCACCGTGTTTCAGGTCGCCCTCCAAAGGAATACTGATGATTTCCATATCGCGGTGGGGGTGTGTTCCGAAGCCCATTCCACCTTTTACGGTATCGTCATTCAATACACGAAGAACACCGAAGTTCATTCTCTGTGGGTTGTAATATTCTGCAAAGCTAAAAGTGTGGTAACTATTTAACCATCCGTGATTTGCGTGTCCTCTGCTGTCTGCTTTATGATAAACTGCTTTCATTTGATTGTTATTTTTATTGTTTGAATTTGTTTTTTGTCCGAAACTGCAACTGCTCAAAAGTGCTGCACTTAAAAATAGTAAAATTTTTCGCATCGATTTAATTTTTTAATACTTCGTTATTGATCATGCAAAGATACTACGGACATCCACGGTCAAACATTGATGTAAATCAAGAAAGGATACTCTTTGAAACAACTTATCTTTTTTGTGTTCTAATTTATTGAAATATAAAGAATTAATTATTCGTTTTAAAAGAACAGAATTTATATAAACAAGGCAAATGTAGAGGTTTTATTGATTATATACAAGGGGAGATGCTTTATTATCACATGGCAGATTCCACTAGTAAGTCAATTTTATTTTACAAAAATATTTACAGAACATTAGCAATAGACGATTTTTTAAAAGCAAATCCCTAATTACCCATTGATCTGTAATAGCTTAGAAACATCTTCGGCGTGGATTCGGCAATAGTACATCACATAAGCGATATAAGGAACAAAAAGCAAAATACTCCATAGTAATCCTTTGGCAAACGCCTGATAATTTGCGTTTTTCACAAAAAGATAAATCACCCATACAATGTTCAAAGTCATCACGATATGCGACATTTGAGCAAAAATATTGGCTCCGCTCCAACCAAAAGTAAACATTCCCATCGTTCCGAAATAATACATCGGCAAGAGGGCAAGAGGCAACAAAACTGCTTTTTTCTTCCATATAAACAGCAAAAAACAAAGCAAATAGACCAAACTTGAAGGCGAACAAGCGTTGAAGATTGCCCATTGTAACAGACTTACTTTCAGTTCTGTAAAGAAATACCACGAGCCACTGAGTGTCAGCAATAACAGCAAAAAAGCCAACACCATTCCGATTGTTTTTTCTTTTTTTGTAAGTGTCATAGCTAATTATTTTATAGGTAAATAAATTTCTGTTTTAAGTTTTTCAGGCGGTGTTTTTCGGGCATCGTTCAAATATTTTTCAAACGGAACAATACTGCGAAGTTCGTAACCGCTTTCGGGCAACCATTTTCCAAAAATTGTGTCGTACACTTTCCCTAAATTGTCGTACGCACCCTGATAGTGAAAAACGGCGTATTTGCCTCCCTCAATTTCTTTCACCCCAACCTCGCCCTGAGGCTTGGCAGGTTTGTGAATCGCCAAACAGATGTCTGACCGCTGTTTGTCTCCCTCCGTAATTTTGGGGTCATCGTGCGAGATGCAAATATGTTCAATACCTGCCGTAAAGAGCTTATTTTCCTTAACGAAAGCCCAAAGTTTGACGTAAGTATCGCCGTAATTGAGTGTTCCGTAAGTTCCTGTAAGGGCAATATAAATGACTTTTTTCGGCTCTAAATCAATGATTTTTGGAGCTTTTAGTTTGATTTCAGTGATAAATTCTTCTTTTCTCATAATATATAATGTTTTATTGTTTCTGTATTCGGTAGGACTTACATCATAAAACTTTTTAAAGGATTTGGACAAGGACGAAACCATCTCATAACCAACTCTTTCCGAAATCTGCTCAACCGATAGATTAGAATATCGGAGCAAAATCGCCGAAGCCTCTACCCGCAGACGCGTAATATAAGCACCAACAGATTCATTTACAAAGGCTTTGAAAATACGATGGAAATGAAACTCCGAAAAATTGGCAATTTCGGCAAGGGTTTTCAGTTCTATTTTTTCATCTAAATGATTGCCGATATATTCGAGTACTTTGTTTATTCGTTCGTGATAGTCCGCTTGTGTGGATTTTGTATTCATCAGTATTGTATCTTTTAAATTTCTGAAACAAAGGTAATAAGGTTTAAAAGA
Coding sequences within it:
- a CDS encoding GyrI-like domain-containing protein, producing the protein MNTKSTQADYHERINKVLEYIGNHLDEKIELKTLAEIANFSEFHFHRIFKAFVNESVGAYITRLRVEASAILLRYSNLSVEQISERVGYEMVSSLSKSFKKFYDVSPTEYRNNKTLYIMRKEEFITEIKLKAPKIIDLEPKKVIYIALTGTYGTLNYGDTYVKLWAFVKENKLFTAGIEHICISHDDPKITEGDKQRSDICLAIHKPAKPQGEVGVKEIEGGKYAVFHYQGAYDNLGKVYDTIFGKWLPESGYELRSIVPFEKYLNDARKTPPEKLKTEIYLPIK